In Luteipulveratus mongoliensis, the DNA window CGCATCCCGGCAACTACCGGCTGCTCCCCGACGGCCGGCTCGGCGTACTCGACTTCGGAGCGGTCAACCGCCTCCCGGACGGGCTGCCGCCGGCGACCGGCCAGCTGCTGACTCTCGCGCTCGAGGGCGACGCGGACGGTCTGGTGGAGGGGCTGCGAGAGGAAGGCTTCATCAAGTCGCGGATCAGCATCGACGCTGACGAGCTGCTGGACTACCTCGGCCGGTTCCTCGAGCCGCTGCACGAGCCGACATTCGCGTTCTCGCGGTCCTGGCTGCGCGGCATCTTCGCCTACATCAATGACCCGCGCAGCAGCCAGTTCACGGTCGGGCTCCGCCTCAACCTGCCCCCGCAGTACCTGCTGATCCACCGCACCTGGCTGGGCGGCATCGCCGTGCTCTGTCAGATCGAGGGGACGGTCCCCGCGCGGGAGATCATCGACCGCTGCGTCCCCGGCGCCAACCTGCCACCCCTGGCCTGACGCGCCCTGCGTGCCGGGAGAACCTCGACCGGCACCGCCTTCATCGCGACACGACAAAGCCGGGCGAGGTACGACGTACCTCGCCCGGCTTCGGGTCTTCACTCAGTGCGTCCGGGGTCCCAGCTGTCGCGCACACTGGGTCCGGCTTGAGCACTGAGTCCTGGGCCGGAGCCATCACCGCTCGTAGCGGTGCTGCTCCACCCGACGTCCCTGCCATGCCACGCGAAGCGACTGGCGGCGGACGCCCTTGCTCTCGTGCTGGTGTACTCGCTGGCGAGCCAGCTGCTCGTTCAGTACCTGATACATCGTGAATCTCCTTGAAACAGAACGCTTTTCGGGTGTGTTCAGATGACATGCCCTCTCGCTGAGGGTCATGCCTGACATGTCGCGCGTTGACACGGCGGCGCCGGGACTATGCGGCGACGGGGTGCTTGCGCGGACGGCCACGCGGCCGCTTGCGAGGAATCACCACGCCCTGGAGGAACAGCTCGCCACCCCAGACGCCCCACGGCTCCTGACGCTCCTTGGCGCCAGTCAGGCAGGCCTGCTGCAGCGGGCACGTGCGGCACAGGGCCTTGGCGAACTCGACGTCTTCCGGTCGCTCGGCGAACCACAGCTCGGGGTCGTTGACCCGGCAGGGCATCTCGGCCCCCAGGTCAATGGCCTCGGCGGCCTCGTCGATGAGATTGGTCAACATCATCGGTGGCACCTCCTTCGTGTCGTGACCCCGGTCCAGGGGTCCTTCTGTCGTGCTCTGGTGCTGCGGGTTGGCCGCTGCTCCAGTGGTCTCGGGTTGGCATCGGGCTGTCGTGCTGATCGACATCTGTGGCTCTCTCAGTCGATGGCCCCGCGGACACGAAAAAGACCGCGGACCCTGGTATCGGGTTCCGCGGCCTGGAGGAGGCTGGTCTAGCTGCTAGACCGGATGGCTCCAGGATGCGGAACGGACGACACCGTCGGCAAAGGACTTGATGGACGGGTAGTCAGAGGAATCGGTGGCGATGACCGGGACGCCGGCTCCACCCGGGCGGGTGCCCTCGATGGAGTGCTGGCGGCTGGCGGCAACGCGCTCACGGGTGACGGCGGCGCCGACGGCGGACACACCTGTCCCCTGGGCCATCACGCTGAGATCTCCGAGGATCGGCAGGGTGAGGGCAGCAGTGAACGGCATGCCAGTGCAATCGCACGTCATGTCCGTCATCGTGTTGTTCTCCATGTGCCAACCCTCCTTCGATCTGATCGTGATCCCCACCCGGCTGCCGGAGCCTGTGGGCTGAACGTCTGACAGATTACGTGCGCCGCGTCACGGCGCACAACTTATTTATCGAAGAAACTTCAGAAAACGTTTCACCGAGATCGGTGGCTTCATGCAGATTCTTCGGATTGCATTGCGGCACAACACTTTTCGGCAACTTCGTCAGGATCTCCACCCGCCAGGATCTCGAGCACGAACTCGCCGTAGCGCTGCAGCTTGCGGACACCGACGCCGGAGATCGTGCTCAGCTCCCCTGCTTTGGTCGGCCGACGCTCCGCGATCGCGGTCAGCGTGGCATCGGTGAAGACGACGTACGCCGGCACCTTGCTGGCCGTCGCGACGGCCAGTCGCCAGGTCCTCAGCGCCTCGAACTGAGCCTCGTCGTAGGTCGGCGGACAGTCCTCGCACCGACCGACCTTGCGCTCCGCCGCGGAGGACAGGTCCTTGCCGCAGGTACGGCACCGGGTGGCCTGGGCAACCTTGCGCTCCTTGGCCGGGCGCTTCTTGGGCTGGGAACGGGCGGCCTCACCCAGCACGGACGCCGCACCGTCGAGAAAACGGGAGGGCCGGCGGGAGGCGCGGCCCCCTGGGTTGCGGGCGGCGGCGTACGACAACATCAGCCCCTTGCGGGCGCGCGTCAGGCCGACATAGAGCAGCCGCCGCTCCTCCTCGACCGCCTCGGCGCCGTCGGCCATGGAGATCGGCAGCAGCCCGTCGCTGCAGCCGACGAGGAAGACGTGGTCCCACTCCAGGCCCTTGGCCGAGTGCAGCGAGGCGAGTGTGACGCCCTCGACCGTCGGAGCGTGCTGCTCGGTCGCGCGGCGGTCCAGCTCGGCCACCAGCTCAGGCAGCCGCACTGCCTCGGAGGCCGCTCCGAAGCCATCGGCCAGCAGGGCGAGCGCGTTCAACGACTCCCAACGCTCGCGGACCGCACCTCCGGACGGCGCCTGGGGTGACCAGCCGGCTCCGGTGATCACGTCGCGGACCAGGTTGCCGAGCGGGACGCTGCCGTCGTCCGAGCGCGAGGCACCACGCAGGAGGAGCACCGCGTTGCGTACCTCCTGCCGGCTGAAGAAGCGCTCGCCGCCACGCACGAGGTAGGGCACGTCGACATCGGCCAGTGCGGACTCGAAGGCCTCCGACTGGCCGTTGGTGCGGAACAGCACCGCGATCTGGCTGGCCGGCGTCCCCTTGGCGATGAGGCCCTTGATCTCGTCGGCGACACCGCGCGCCTCGGACGGGTCATCGGCGTACGACGCGAGCCTGGGTGCAGGGCCGCTCTCGCCCTGGGCCTGGAGCTCGACGGCACCGGCTCGCCCGGCCTGGACGACCAGGTTGGCCAGGCCGATGATCTGAGGGGTCGAGCGGTAGTTGCGGACGAGCTGGACCTTGTCCGCATCCGGGTGCAGCCGCGGGAAGCTCAGCAGGTGACGCGGCGACGCCCCCGTGAAGGAGTAGATCGTCTGGGCGGGGTCGCCGACCACGCACAGGTCGGCCCGCTCGCCCACCCAGGCATCCAGCAGATGCTGCTGGACGGTGTTGACGTCCTGGTATTCGTCCACCACGAAATGCCTGTACTGCGAACGGATTTCGCGCGCGATGTCGTCGCGGTCGCGGATGATGCCGACCATGAGGAGCAGGACGTCCTCGAAGTCGATGACGTTGCGCTCGGTCTTGACCTCTTCGTAGACCTCGAGCAGCCGCGCCATCGCGGTCAGGTCGAGGTCGGCAGGGCTCCGACCAGCCTGACGAGCAGCCGCGGGGTAGGTCTCAGGCGTGAGCATCGAGACCTTGGCCCACTCGATCTCCGAGGCGAGGTCGCGCATGACGACCCGGTCCAGCTGCAGCCGCAGTCGCGAGCCGGCCTCGCCGACGGCAGAAGCCTTGTGCGGCATGACCTCCGGCGCAGCGCCACCGATGACCTTGGGCCAGAAGTAGTGCAGCTGTCGCAGCGCGGCCGCGTGGAACGTTCGGGCCTGGACCGAGGGGACGCCGAGCTGTCGCAGACGAGTACGCATCTCGCCGGCGGCGCGGGCGGTGAAGGTGACCGCGAGCACGCGCTGCGGCTGGTAGGCACCGGAGTGCGCTCCGAAGGCGATCCTGTGGGTGATGGCGCGGGTCTTGCCCGTGCCCGCACCCGCGAGGACGACCATCGGTCCGAGGGGGGACGCGGCGACCTTGCGCTGCTCGGGGTCAAGCCCGTCCAGGACGTCGTCGGCGTTCATCGGCCCCATGCTCGCATCCCCGCCCGACACCCGACGATCGTTGTGCACAGGCGTGGGCGATCGTCAGGAGGGTTCGGCAATGCGACCGCCGTACCAGTCCTCGATCAGGTGGCGGGCGATGGACAGGTGCGGCGAGATCCCGAGGCGACCGTCGCCGACCTCCTCGGCCAGCTGCTCGCGGCTGAACCAGCGCGCCTCAGCGATCTCCTCGGGGTCGAGGACGAGGTCGGTCGAGGCGGCACGCGCCCGGAAGCCCACCATGAGGGAGGCAGGGAACGGCCACGGCTGGTTGCCTCGATAGCGGACGTCGGTCACCGGGACGCCGACCTCCTCGAACACCTCGCGCGCGACCGCGGCCTCCAGGGACTCGCCCGGCTCGACGAACCCGGCGAGCACGGACAGACGGTTCTCGCCCCACTGCGGGCCGCGGGCCAGCAGGAGCCGGTCCTCGTCGTCGACGACCGCCATGATCACGGCCGGGTCCGTGCGGGGGAAGTGACTCGACCCGTCCTTGGTGCAGATGCGGACCCAGCCGCCCTCGGCAGGCTCTGTGGGCGCCCCACACCGTGGGCAGAAGCCCTGGCCGGCGTGCCAGTTGGCCATCCCGACGGACGCCGCGAGCACGCCGACATCGAGATCGCCCAGCTCCATGCCGAGAGAGCGCAGGTTGGCTCGTGGATCGTCCCCGTCATGCTCCGCAGGGTGGATCGCGCAGGCGTACGACCTCCCGTCCGAAGCGCCGAGATAGATCACCAGGTCGGACCGGTCGGCCTCGACCGGCGGACGGTAGTAGAGCCGGCGCGAACCCGGCTCGCCCTCGTAGGGCGCCCGGTCGCCGTACAGATCGAGGACGCAGGTGGCCGGGTCGGCCAGCAGTCGACGCAACTGGTCCGGCTCCTTGCGCAGGGCCGCTGAGCGGTCCAACGCAGAGCGGGACAGGCCTAGCTCGAGCAGGGTCTCTGAGTCCGCGGAAGGCACGGGTCCCAGGCTATGCGGCATGCCTCCAAGGTTGGGGACCGCACCTGACCTAACGTGGCAGACGTGCTCAACCGTCCGCTCACTCTGGCCGCCCTCGCCAATGCAGCCGTGCCCGGACTCAGCCCTGCCCAGGTCGAGGGTGTGGCCATGCGCCCTGGAGCGCCCTATCAGGTGGCGATCGTCACGGACGAGGACGACAACCGCTGGCAGGTGCGATCGGCGCTGACCACAGCCGCCGGAGCCGCGCTGGACCAGGCGGAGCGGCTCGCGCACCTGCTCGGCAAGCGCCTGAGCTTCCAGGTGCCCCATCTCGCGGGCACCACGACCGCCAAGAACGGCAGCAGCGTCGCGGTCTACCGTCAGCTCCCCGGCCAGCCGCTGGGCTGGCGAGACCTCGTGCCTCGTTCCGAGGAGGCCCGCTCCCTGGGCCGTGCCCTCGCCGAGCTGCACGACATCGATCCCCGCGTGTACGACGAGGCCGGGCTGCCGTCGTACGACGCCGATGCCTATCGCAGCCGTCGCCTGTCCGAGCTGGACCGCGCCGCCTCGACCGGCCACGTCCCACCTCGCCTGCTCGGCCGCTGGGAGAGAGCGCTCGAAGAAGTCAGCCTGTGGCGCTTCGCCACGACACCGACCCACGGTGCGCTGCATGACGGTGACGTGCTCGTCGAGGACGGCGACGTGGTCGCCGTCGACAGCTGGGACACCGCAGCAGTCAGCGACCCGGCCTCGGACTTCGCGGTGCTGTCGCTCATGGCCAGCCCTGAGGCGGTGGACACCGTCGTGGAGGCGTACGCCCAGTCGCGTCGCGAGCGGCCCGACACCCACCTCGAGCGCCGGATCCGGCTGGCTTCGGAGCTGCGCCGCGTCTCCGGCCTGATGGAGGCCGCCAACTCCGACGACGACCTGCTCGTCGATCGTCGTGCCGCCGCTCTGCGTCGGCTGGACGAGGAGCGGCACGACGACGAGTCTCTGCTCCCGCCTCCCGTGCGGCGGCGTACGGCCGGCGGGGCGCCTGTCGTCGAGACGCCACCTCCGCCAGAGGTCGACCCGGCAGATATCGAGGTCGTCGAGGTCCGCGAGTCCAACGACGAGGACGAGACCCTGGAGATCCCGCAGGTCGAGGGCGACGACGAGGACGCGTACGACGACGAAGGCATCGAGGACGCGGGCACCGACGTCGAGCTTGAGGACGCAGGAACTGAGGACGCAGGAACTGAGGACGCGGCGACTGAGGACGCGGCGACTGAGGACGAGCCACCCGCGAGCCGAGATACGGACGAGACCCAGCCGATCCGTAGGAAGACGCCGGACCCGGACCTGCACGCCGGTTGAGCGGCAGCCCGCGCCGATCTCACCTCGCGAGACCTCGGTCCGCATAACGGAACGTTTTGCATTCCCCTTGCGCGTCTTATGATTGCGCGGCTACGTTCCTGACAGGTCACGAGATTCAGCGCCAAGCCCCGGCTCGCTGGACGGCAACCCTCCCTCGCGGCGGGGTGCTCCGGGTGATGACCTGGTGACGACCAGCGCCGGTCCGTCGCAAGCGCGAGGCTCCTCAAGCCTCATCACGAGATGGGTGATCCGAGTGAGAGAGATCAGGCCCCCAGCCAGGCGACTGTGCTCCCGCCGCCACATCGACCTCCAGCGAGTCTCCAGCGCGCTCTGTCGCGACTGACCTCGGCATGACCGGCGCGCTCCCAGCGCCGTACGTCGTCCTTCGTCGCGCGACCACATCGGTCGTCTCCAGCCGCATCGACGCGGCTGCTCCTCGTTAACCCGCTGAGATGCCTTGCTGCGCAACGGTATTCGGCGACCCGCCATCATCGGAGGAACCATGGCCCTGATCGCCGCGATCTCCAGCAGCCCATCCGCCACCTCACGCACGGACGCGGTCCTCGGCGACGTCGAGCGCCGCCTCGAGCTCGCAGGGCACCAGGTCGAGCGCATCGTGCTGCGCGACCTGCCCGCTCGGCCGCTGCTGCTTGGACAGGCCGACGACGTCGACATCAACGCCGCCATCGAGGTGTTTGCCTCCGCCGACGCCGTCATCGTCACGACGCCGGTCTACAAGGCGTCCTTCGGCGGCCTGCTGAAGACGTTCCTGGACCTGCTGCCGCAGTACGCACTGCGTGGCAAGGCGGTGCTGCCGCTGGCCACCGGTGGCACCCCGGCCCACGTGCTGGTCGTCGACTACGCGCTGCGTCCCGTGCTCTCCAGCCTGGGCGCCACCCACATCACGCCCGGATGGTTCGTGCTGTCCGCACACATCGTCCTGGGCGACAACGGGGCCGTCGAGCTGGACGACGCCGCCTCCACACCGCTGCGCGAGGTCACCGATGCCTTCGCCGACGCGATCGAGCGTCTCTCCCCGGCACCGCGCCGGGTCGCCGTCGCCTGACCGCATCATCGGGACGACGATGCCGGACCGGGGGAGCCTGCGAGCCCGGCCGGATGAGGAGTCTCGTCCAAAGACTCAGGTCACGAGCTCGTCTGACCACCAAAGGAATCCACATGTTGACCTCTCGCCATCTCGCCATGCCCATTTCCGCTGTGCTCGCCCTCTCCGTGACCGGCTGCGCCATCGGTGCCGGGAACGCCGCGGAGCCAGGAGCCAAGGACGGATCCGGCAACACCGTCCTGCGCTACCAGGGCGCCGCCAACTCCGTGACCCTGCCCGAGCTCGCTGAGGACCTCGGCTACTTCTCGAAGGTCAAGCTGAAGTGGGTCGGCAACACGACCAGCGGTCCTCAGGACATCCAGTCCGCGGCCACCAACCAGACCGACTTCGGCGGCGCCTTCTCCGGAGCGGTCGTCAAGCTGATCGCCGCCGGCGCACCGGTCAAGGCGGTCGTCAACTACTACGGCGAGGACGCGAAGACGTTCAACGGGTTCTACGTCAAGGCGGGCAGCCCCATCCGCACGCCTCGTGACCTCATCGGCAAGAAGATCGCCGTCAACACGCTCGGCGCGCACTCCGAGGCCGTCATCGACACCTACCTGAAGAAGCACGGTCTGACGCCGGCCGAGATCGACAAGGTCCAGCTGGTCGTCCTGCCGCCCAACGACACCGAGCAGGCCATCAGGCGCAACCAGGTCGACGTCGGATCTCTCGGCGGCGTGCTGCAGGACCGGGCGATCGCAGCGGGCGGGCTGCGCAGCCTGTTCAACGACTACAGCCTGTTCGGCGCGTTCAACGGCGGTCAGTACGTCCTGCGCAACGACCTGACGGCCAAGAAGCCGGACGCCGCCAAGGACTTCGTGACCGGCGTCGCCAAGGCCATCGAGTGGGAGCGTACGACTCCGCGCGCCGAAGTCATCAAGCGCTTCGCCGCGATCATCAACAAGCGTGGGCGCCACGAGACGACCGCCAACCTGAAGTACTGGAAGAGCGTCGGCATCGCGAGCAAGGGTGGCGCCGTCAGCGATCGCGACTACACCCAGTGGACGTCCTGGCTCGAGGAGAGCGGCATCGTCAAGAAGGGTGAGCTGAAGCCGAAAGACTTGTACACCAACGAGTTCAACGGCCTGGCTTCGGCTGGTGGTCAGGGATGAGCACCCCGAAGATCAGCCTCCAGGGAGTCGGCAAGCAGTTCGTCGTACGCCCCACCCGCGACCAGCCGCAGGCCGTCGCCCTCGACGCGTTGCAGGACATCGACCTCGACGTCGCCGCCGGCGAGTTCCTGACGCTTCTCGGGCCGAGCGGGTCGGGCAAGACCACACTCCTGGACCTCCTCGGAGGACTCAGCGAGCCGACGTCAGGGCAGGTCCTCATCGACGGCCAGGAGATCACCGGTCCTGGGCTGGACCGCGGCATCGTCTTCCAGCAGTACGCCCTCTTCCCCTGGCGTACGGCGGTCGCCAACGTTGCGTTCGGGCTCGAGCAGCAGGGGTTGTCCAAGGCAGATCGATTGACGAAGGCACGCGAATACCTCGCTCTCGTAGGGCTTTCCGGGTTCGAGGAGCGCTACCCGCACGAGCTGTCCGGCGGCATGAAGCAGCGCGTCGCCATCGCCCGGAGCCTGGCCTACGAGCCAGACGTCCTGCTCATGGATGAGCCGTTCGCCGCGCTCGATGCGCAGACCCGCGAGCAGCTGCAGGACGAGCTGCTCCGCATCTGGGGCACCACGGGTACGACGGTCGTCTTCATCACCCACAGCATCGAGGAAGCCGTCTACCTCGGGCAGCGGGTCGCGGTGCTCACCTCGCGACCCGGGCGTCTCAAGGAGGTCGTCGACATCGAGCTGGGCGACCGCAACGTCGACGGCGACCTGCGCTCCGACCCACGCTTCGTGGCCTACCGCCACCAGCTGTGGGAGCTGCTCCACGACGAGGTACAGCGGGCGCAAGACGCCGGCCACCGCAAGATCCAGCCCAACGGAACCGAAGGAGCGGCCTGATGTCCACCACCGCACCCACGCGTACGGCCACCGTCGCCAGGCCCGCTACCTCAGCCGCACCAACGAAATCCGTTGCCGTCTCTCATCATCCGGGCGGCAGGGTCCTCGGAGTGCTCGGGCGCGGAGCCTGGCGGTCGGCTGCGCTGGTGCTGTTCTTCCTGCTCTGGGAGCTCGGCCCGCAATACCTCCTCAAGCCGGAGACCAAGGTCTTCCTGCCTCCCCTGCACGTCACGCTGCAGGCCTGGGTCGACCTCGTCCGCGACGGCCAGCTGCAGGAACACCTCAAGGCCAGCGTCACGCGTTCGGTCCTCGGCTTCAGCATCGCGGTGGTCGCCGGCATCAGCCTCGGGCTCGTAGTCGCCTGGTACGCATCGCTGCAGAGCTTTCTCACTCCCCTGCTCGAGCTGTTCCGCAACACGGCTGCCCTTGCGCTGCTTCCGGTGTTCACCCTGCTGCTCGGGATCGGTGAGGTGTCCAAGGTCTCGATCGTCGCGTACGCCGCCTTCTTCCCCGTGCTGCTCAACACGATTGCTGGAGTACGCACCGTCGATCCACTACTGGTGCGGGCTGCCAGGTCGCTCGGACTGTCCAACCTCCAGCTCTTCCAGAAGGTCGTCCTGCCGTCGGCAGTGCCCACGATCTTCACCGGGATCCGGATGGGTGGAACCGCCTCGATCCTCGTGCTCATCGCGGCCGAGATGGTCGGCGCCAAGGCCGGTCTGGGCTACCTGATCGTCAATGCGCAGAGCAGCTTTCAGATCCCTCAGATGTACGCCGGCATCCTCACCGTCTCCGTACTCGGTCTCGCCGTCAACATCGGCCTCGTACGACTGGAGCGGCACTTCTCCCGGTGGCGCACCGACGCCCAGGGCCGCTGACGGCGTACGAAATCCCTTCTGCAGAAAGCACTCCCATGACTTCAACGACCCGTCAGCTCCATCTCAACGCCTTCGTCATGTCGAACGGTCATCACGAGGCCGCCTGGCGCCATCCTGACGTCCAGCCGTCTGACGCATTGACTCTGCAGCACTACGTTCGGATCGCCCAGACCGCCGAGCGCGGCAAGCTCGACTCGATCTTCTTCGCCGACGGGGTCGCCCTGCCGAAGAACGTTGCCTTCAATGGACATTCGGCATTCGAGCCGCTGACGCTGCTGGCCGCTATCGCTGCCGTGACCGAGCATGTCGGTCTGATCGCGACGGCCTCGACGACGTACAACGAGCCGTATCACTTGGCTCGCAAGTTCGCCTCTCTCGATCACCTCAGTGGCGGACGCGCAGGCTGGAACATCGTCACGTCGGCAGGTCAGGACGAGGCCCGCAACTTCAACCTCGACAAGCGGCCGGACCACAGCCTGCGCTACGAGCGGGCGTCCGAGTTCCTCGATGTGGCAACGGCCCTGTGGGACAGCTGGGCCGATGATGCCGTCATCGCCGACCAGGCGTCCGGGGTCTATGCCGACAGCGAGGCGATCAGCCCGATCGACCATCAGGGCAAGCATTTCCAGGTGCGCGGTCCCCTCAACATCCGACGCCCAGTGCAGGGCTATCCCCTTCTCGTGCAAGCGGGTTCGTCGGAGTCCGGCAAGGAGTTCGCCGCGCGGACGGCGGAGGCGGTGTTTACCGCCCAGCAGACGCTCAAGGAGGGACAGGGCTTCTACCGCGACCTGAAGAGCCGGCTCACGACGTACGGCCGCTCCCCCGACGACCTGCTGGTGCTGCCCGGCATCAGCCCGATCATCGGACGCACTGAGGCGGAAGCGAAGGAGCGCGAGGCGCAGCTCAACGGGCTCATCAATCCGGCGTACGGCCTCGCCCAGCTCTCGTCGATGCTCGACACCGACCTGACCCATGCCGCGCTCGACGAGCCGCTGCCCGACGTCGGCAACGCGACCGAGGGCAACCAGAGTCGTTTTGACCTCGTCGTCGGCCTGGCCCGGCGCGAGAGCCTCACCCTGCGCCAGCTGATCGAGCGACTGGCCGGCGGTCGCGGCCATCGCGTCATCGCCGGCACCCCGACGCAGATCGCGGACAGCATCGAGGAGTGGTTCACCGAGGGTGCCGCGGACGGCTTCAACATCATGCCGCCGACGCTGCCCGGTGGCCTCGACGACTTCGTCGACCTGGTCGTCCCCGAGCTGCAGCGCCGCGAGCTCTTCCGCACCGAGTACACCGGCCGCACGCTGCGCGAGCACTACGGCCTCCCCCGACCCGCCGATCGAAACAGCAGCAACGACAAGGAGACCGCAGCATGACCACCATCGCCACAGACCGCGCCGTCCGACGCCTCACCGCCCACATCGGTGCCGAGATCAGCGGTATCGATCTGACCCAGCCGCTGGCCGGCAGCGACGTCGAGTTCATCAACGCAGCGCTGCTGGAGCACAAGGCGCTCGTCTTCCGCGACGCCCCCCTCGACGACGCCGGCCAGCAGCAGTTCGCTGAGAGCTTCGGCCAACTCACCACGGCACACCCGACGGTGCCTTCGGTCGACGGTGCACCCAACGTGCTGCCCGTGGACAGCGAGGGCGGTATGCCCGCCAACCGCTGGCACACCGACGTGACGTTCGTGGTGAACCCGCCCAAGGCGAGCACCCTTGTCAGTCACGTGGTCGCGCCGTACGGCGGCGAGACGCTCATCGCCAACACGGCGGCGGCGTACCGCGACCTCCCCGAGCCGCTGCGTGCGTTCGCCGAGACGCTCTGGGCGGTGCACACCAACGACCACGACTACGCCGTGATCCCTGAGGATCTCGACGAGCAGGCCAAGCTGCGGCGCGAGATCTTCACGTCGACGACGTTCGAGTCACTGCATCCGGTCGTCCGCGTGCACCCCGAGACCTGCGAGAAGGGTTTGTTCCTAGGCGGATTCGCGACCCGGCTCAAGGGTCTGACGACGTCGGACTCACGGGACCTGATCCGGATCTTCCAGTCCTACATCACCCGTCCGGAGAACATCGTGCGCGTGACCTGGCAGCCCGGACAGCTCGTGCTGTTCGACAACCGCATCACCCAGCACTACGCACCCGACAACTACAACCGCGAGCCGCGACGCCTGCACCGCGTCACCGTGGCGGGCGATGTGCCGAAGTCCGTGTCGGGTGAGAGCAGCACGTCGCTGATCGGCGACGCGTCCCACTACACGGTGGCCTGACCACCCGAGATGTCCTGCGGGGCTGGCGCTCTGGAGCCGGCCCCGCAGGCGTACGTCACTCGCCGCATCACGCCGTCATGCAGAAGCGGGGCCAGAGCACCGCTTCTGCATGACGGCGATCATGTGGCAACGGTGGTCGTGTCTGGGTCGTACGGGCGCCAAGTGTTGGCCGCTCCCGCCTGCTCCGCACTGTTCTCGGATCGCTCC includes these proteins:
- a CDS encoding phosphotransferase; protein product: MLNRPLTLAALANAAVPGLSPAQVEGVAMRPGAPYQVAIVTDEDDNRWQVRSALTTAAGAALDQAERLAHLLGKRLSFQVPHLAGTTTAKNGSSVAVYRQLPGQPLGWRDLVPRSEEARSLGRALAELHDIDPRVYDEAGLPSYDADAYRSRRLSELDRAASTGHVPPRLLGRWERALEEVSLWRFATTPTHGALHDGDVLVEDGDVVAVDSWDTAAVSDPASDFAVLSLMASPEAVDTVVEAYAQSRRERPDTHLERRIRLASELRRVSGLMEAANSDDDLLVDRRAAALRRLDEERHDDESLLPPPVRRRTAGGAPVVETPPPPEVDPADIEVVEVRESNDEDETLEIPQVEGDDEDAYDDEGIEDAGTDVELEDAGTEDAGTEDAATEDAATEDEPPASRDTDETQPIRRKTPDPDLHAG
- a CDS encoding putative leader peptide, whose product is MREIRPPARRLCSRRHIDLQRVSSALCRD
- the ssuE gene encoding NADPH-dependent FMN reductase — protein: MALIAAISSSPSATSRTDAVLGDVERRLELAGHQVERIVLRDLPARPLLLGQADDVDINAAIEVFASADAVIVTTPVYKASFGGLLKTFLDLLPQYALRGKAVLPLATGGTPAHVLVVDYALRPVLSSLGATHITPGWFVLSAHIVLGDNGAVELDDAASTPLREVTDAFADAIERLSPAPRRVAVA
- a CDS encoding ATP-dependent DNA helicase UvrD2, which translates into the protein MNADDVLDGLDPEQRKVAASPLGPMVVLAGAGTGKTRAITHRIAFGAHSGAYQPQRVLAVTFTARAAGEMRTRLRQLGVPSVQARTFHAAALRQLHYFWPKVIGGAAPEVMPHKASAVGEAGSRLRLQLDRVVMRDLASEIEWAKVSMLTPETYPAAARQAGRSPADLDLTAMARLLEVYEEVKTERNVIDFEDVLLLMVGIIRDRDDIAREIRSQYRHFVVDEYQDVNTVQQHLLDAWVGERADLCVVGDPAQTIYSFTGASPRHLLSFPRLHPDADKVQLVRNYRSTPQIIGLANLVVQAGRAGAVELQAQGESGPAPRLASYADDPSEARGVADEIKGLIAKGTPASQIAVLFRTNGQSEAFESALADVDVPYLVRGGERFFSRQEVRNAVLLLRGASRSDDGSVPLGNLVRDVITGAGWSPQAPSGGAVRERWESLNALALLADGFGAASEAVRLPELVAELDRRATEQHAPTVEGVTLASLHSAKGLEWDHVFLVGCSDGLLPISMADGAEAVEEERRLLYVGLTRARKGLMLSYAAARNPGGRASRRPSRFLDGAASVLGEAARSQPKKRPAKERKVAQATRCRTCGKDLSSAAERKVGRCEDCPPTYDEAQFEALRTWRLAVATASKVPAYVVFTDATLTAIAERRPTKAGELSTISGVGVRKLQRYGEFVLEILAGGDPDEVAEKCCAAMQSEESA
- a CDS encoding ABC transporter permease; its protein translation is MSTTAPTRTATVARPATSAAPTKSVAVSHHPGGRVLGVLGRGAWRSAALVLFFLLWELGPQYLLKPETKVFLPPLHVTLQAWVDLVRDGQLQEHLKASVTRSVLGFSIAVVAGISLGLVVAWYASLQSFLTPLLELFRNTAALALLPVFTLLLGIGEVSKVSIVAYAAFFPVLLNTIAGVRTVDPLLVRAARSLGLSNLQLFQKVVLPSAVPTIFTGIRMGGTASILVLIAAEMVGAKAGLGYLIVNAQSSFQIPQMYAGILTVSVLGLAVNIGLVRLERHFSRWRTDAQGR
- the nudC gene encoding NAD(+) diphosphatase: MPSADSETLLELGLSRSALDRSAALRKEPDQLRRLLADPATCVLDLYGDRAPYEGEPGSRRLYYRPPVEADRSDLVIYLGASDGRSYACAIHPAEHDGDDPRANLRSLGMELGDLDVGVLAASVGMANWHAGQGFCPRCGAPTEPAEGGWVRICTKDGSSHFPRTDPAVIMAVVDDEDRLLLARGPQWGENRLSVLAGFVEPGESLEAAVAREVFEEVGVPVTDVRYRGNQPWPFPASLMVGFRARAASTDLVLDPEEIAEARWFSREQLAEEVGDGRLGISPHLSIARHLIEDWYGGRIAEPS
- a CDS encoding WhiB family transcriptional regulator; translation: MMLTNLIDEAAEAIDLGAEMPCRVNDPELWFAERPEDVEFAKALCRTCPLQQACLTGAKERQEPWGVWGGELFLQGVVIPRKRPRGRPRKHPVAA
- a CDS encoding ABC transporter substrate-binding protein gives rise to the protein MPISAVLALSVTGCAIGAGNAAEPGAKDGSGNTVLRYQGAANSVTLPELAEDLGYFSKVKLKWVGNTTSGPQDIQSAATNQTDFGGAFSGAVVKLIAAGAPVKAVVNYYGEDAKTFNGFYVKAGSPIRTPRDLIGKKIAVNTLGAHSEAVIDTYLKKHGLTPAEIDKVQLVVLPPNDTEQAIRRNQVDVGSLGGVLQDRAIAAGGLRSLFNDYSLFGAFNGGQYVLRNDLTAKKPDAAKDFVTGVAKAIEWERTTPRAEVIKRFAAIINKRGRHETTANLKYWKSVGIASKGGAVSDRDYTQWTSWLEESGIVKKGELKPKDLYTNEFNGLASAGGQG
- a CDS encoding ABC transporter ATP-binding protein codes for the protein MSTPKISLQGVGKQFVVRPTRDQPQAVALDALQDIDLDVAAGEFLTLLGPSGSGKTTLLDLLGGLSEPTSGQVLIDGQEITGPGLDRGIVFQQYALFPWRTAVANVAFGLEQQGLSKADRLTKAREYLALVGLSGFEERYPHELSGGMKQRVAIARSLAYEPDVLLMDEPFAALDAQTREQLQDELLRIWGTTGTTVVFITHSIEEAVYLGQRVAVLTSRPGRLKEVVDIELGDRNVDGDLRSDPRFVAYRHQLWELLHDEVQRAQDAGHRKIQPNGTEGAA